A part of Xenopus tropicalis strain Nigerian chromosome 4, UCB_Xtro_10.0, whole genome shotgun sequence genomic DNA contains:
- the nrn1l gene encoding neuritin-like protein, which translates to MTISFWGEHWIMPVLLIQLVLAQSPVNAASSKCNTIYKGFAECLVSFGDSLIENVQQNQEEKILENIQELHSLCKSWNEFQKCTSNVLVNCPEEAATVWESLLRESRKIQYQGNLHGMCSAQTLLTARMGGSDETNKETLRALGCGLRGNLLHILFLFILLLQVFQWI; encoded by the exons atgacaatttcctTCTGGGGAGAACATTGGATCATGCCAGTCTTACTTATACAGCTAG TTCTTGCTCAGAGCCCTGTGAATGCTGCCAGCTCAAAGTGTAACACTATATATAAAGGTTTTGCTGAGTGTCTAGTCAGCTTTGGGGACAGTCTGATTGAAAATGTTCAGCAAAATCAAGAAGAAAAAATTCTGGAAAACATTCAGGAACTGCACTCTTTATGCAA ATCATGGAATGAATTCCAAAAGTGCACAAGCAATGTCTTGGTCAATTGCCCAGAGGAGGCTGCTACAGTCTGGGAATCTCTGCTACGTGAATCCAGGAAAATCCAATACCAAGGAAATTTGCATGGCATGTGCAGTGCACAGACACTACTTACTGCCAGGATGGGAGGTTCTGATGAAACTAATAAGGAGACACTGAGAGCCTTAGGATGTGGTCTACGAGGCAACCTgctgcacattttatttttatttattttgctattgcAGGTATTTCAGTGGATCTAA